CTTCAGAGACAGTCGTTGATCAACAGATTTTGTCGCCTCAATTTCGGATCAAATAATAACTCAATTACACACTAAGGAGCTAGTTCTAGTGTTAAGTCCTGGTAGAAGTCAAGGAGCACGTAAAGTCCTCAAGTCGAATTGAGTCGAGAAATtgtgaaatgaagaaaattttagatGTGAATTGATTAAGGAGAATGTAGTTTCAACTCAAGTATTTGTTCATTGAATCATCATTACTTAATTCAAAGAATGTTTTCACTTAACCAATTTATTTAGGGAAGCTAACTAAACTGTCCCAAAATTCTAATTGTTTCAATTCCACGTGACGAAAAGCATGCATAATTGAATATTCTCAATCACAATAAGTTTAAGAGATCTTTAAGCGGAACAACTAATTTTCATGTATCTAATTGAACATTCATTGGTTACAATTTTAGGTTGGTTAGAATAACACATATCTAAATAGAATAACAAGCTAACCTAACTTATTGtctctaattaaattttatcaagaAAGTCACGAGTCAAAGATTTAATTGAAAGGGAAAGTCATACATTCCCTttgtataacaaaaattcattcaataacaaaattgatacCAAACATATAATAGAACTAAGTTCAAACTCTCacaaatttcaagaaataaaaGGAGATCCCTAGAAATCCAAGCTAGAAATTGTACCTTAGTTCATTCTCGACAGGTTGAACAATGAGAGATGATAGAACGCAAATACATAACTAAAAAGTAGAGAAAATTTGTGTAATAGTTGGCTGGGTACAAATGTGAGTGACCTAGGTGTCAAAAATAATACTTACAAAAATCATGTGTACCACGTCAATGAAAGAATGTATCGGATGGCTTGGTAGAGATGTTCACGGAACAGGGCAGGGCTAGGGATGCCATTCCCCGCTCCCCATTTTATTCCTCCCATGGGGAATTTGCGAGGATCGAGTTCATTGGAGGAAATGTTTCTCCAtggtttttttattactatttttgtaataGAAAAcccaattaatttaaataatcaatctaggaaaattttaattaaacaattaaggggtgtttttaaaaaatataacaaacagacaaaatatttacactatataaaacaattttgaaaacaaaaaaatgtcacatgctcataatgaaaaatacaaaaaatgtctcAGTCAACACGGATAAATCGTGCGcatgtaattctttttctaaataatggttttgaaaaagtaCTGGTTAACGATCGTATAGACGATGATACACGATTGTGTGTAGTTTATGATACACGATCAAATAGTTCATGATAAACTATAGTTTTGAAGAGCCCTATAGTAAACGATTATATAGTTCATTgataattgattgaaaacaaaaataataataatagaaatataatgaaaaagaataataataactgTAGAACAATTATCctgatttcaaaaaaatataaaagaaaaattacaaatgaagagaagaaagagatcaaagccacacaaaattcaaaagtgaCACAAgcaaacttcaaatatttttttaaaaaaagaccaattttatgaacttttattctattatacaatctgtaaatattttggtgttttattataattatgaaaatcaaCATTTCGTAACGAGTGTATAAAGATTCaaagtttcttttaaatgaataaaattaaaaccgagaaagagagaaggagTGCATGTCAATTACAAGTGCAACTAAACTAATACATGTGTTTATAATatactttataaatttgattcaaaacaCTCAAAACTTCATTATGGATTTCTATTGCTTTTTAAATcaagaagttgaaaaatgaacaaaaaagaaaacacctttacaaatttcttaattttctgtgaaactaaaataatttgatcaaTAATCttataaaactcaaaatctGCTAACATTTCCATCAAGGATTCATCCGAATTTCACAAGTTCACTAATTTCTAGAGCGTTCATAATCACAAGTAGAAGACATTTATGTACAAACATAAATAGTCATGCctaaaaaaatgttctatAAAGagattaagatttaaaaatcaaCTATTTTAAGAGAGAATGGAGAAAATTAGACAAAACCAGAGACCAAAACTATAATTATATAGCAACAGATCCATCTCCACCCTGCTGCCTAACTCTCAGAGTCAAATATATCAACATCAAGGTTCCCAAGCTTGACCTGTAATCACAAATGAAGATATGattcataaacaaaatctgacttcttttatatttatatttttttaaaatattgacttGCATTGCTTTCTTAAGTATGAAATACATTGCTAATCTACAAGGATGATAGTGATGTCAAACTTAGCTTGATTTTTCTatcaaaggaaaaggaaaaagaaaaagacgagAAAAAACAAGGCCAATATTCCAAAAGTGCTAAAATCAATATTCAAATCTTatcaaaagatttttgaaTACTTAACccttaaatatttaaacacaCTTACTTCCAAGTGTCAATTTGACTGAATCGGGTTTGAACTATTTGGCGGAGTTATTGAAAGAATATGTTCGTAAAGTATCTAAGGGGCAGCGGGTATGGGGGATGGCTATGCCTCCATCGACGAATGATCAACGGAGGCAAACATCGAACAGGGATGTGGGGGCTAGATTCAATGAGACGAGAAACCTAGAGCTCTCATACCATGTTGATTTTCTGgaataaatatctattttattgattatttagCAAGAGTACAAGCCTAAATATACTAAATGAGGAATACAAGAAAGAATCGgcagaataatatctcctaaaaatattctaaatacTCCAATAGTATCAATAGTAAATAACAATGTAGTAAAAGCCACCTGTGTGTTGGACTTCATAGATAAATTTCACTATTTCGATTTGGGGTAGCTACTTAAAGTTGAATGCCCAAAATTCTACTCATTACTCAGGTTGAAACCAAAAGCTTGACAAGATGTGAAATTTGGTACTCACAATACCGAGAAGAGAATAACAATCTTTCTTGAGTCAAGTgcaaaacatttatatttccTCCACCTAATGTTTGGCATATCATGAGCCCTTTCGGTCCCTAATTTTTCTGTCGAATCACACAAGGAATAGATGTTAAAATACcgataaaagataaaatttattgtaacCTATCAACATAACATTTTGAGTTTAGTAGTGATCTTACATCGTTACAAGAGCAGAATGTACCTTTGTAATATTGTTAATCATAATAAGTcttctacaaattttcaagtccaaaaattaaatttactataatCCACCTGCTCAAATTTTTTGGTTCACTGAATATTTATAGATAGAAAACTTCAAAGCATTGATGTGAAATTATTGAAAGCCTTAGGGTTCTAGAAGAGATCTATGGTGGAGAAAATAAAGATCATGGTTACATTTAGCCATGAAAGTGGGCTTTGGTAAATTTATGGAGTATTCGGACTTGATAAGGGGATAAATCATGATCTCATAAGAAAtgtcatattttcttcaatagATAGGCTTACAGATTACAAACGAAAAATATAAATCCTGGATATTCTTGAGGTTTAGACCTCAACCAACAGTCCAAAATAtcgaaatataaaatattttataattttcttgaaCCTAGGTGTCTCCAGTTAGGCACTTGAGCCGAGAGACATGGAAATTGGCCAAACAAACATGATGAATTCAAGAAaatagagggaaaaaaaatatttaccctGTTCGATGGGATTTTCTAGAGAAAGTTGTTTACCTTTAGACGAGAACTTCAGTAACATTAGTCCATGGTTCAACAAATAATGCACAACTTTCGCCCCCATTTTAAGACTGGACTGTCTTTCCAGTACCTTCTCTATGCGCTGTAAGAAATGTAGATTACAGAACACAAGAAAAACCACCTTAGTATGTAAATCTAAGAGGCTATGATTAGGcgtgattttgaaattgtcaTGATGATCATGAATCCATCCTTGGtcttagttttttaaaaaggaaaaaccatCTCTAAAATGTGAGTAAATAGACGAATTCACTTACCACCAATGTATTCTcagttttcaaactttcaaaagttccGTCACAGGATTTAGATAGTTTGAGCTTATCCTTGacaatatcaatatttacTATGCACGAGGAATGAACATCTCCACCATTCACGTGTATATCAATTACGTTATGGCAAGTCAAGCGAGCATGGGCATCTGACGTTTCCAATGACATCCTACTTTTTGTTGAATGGGTAACTTCCAGGAAGTTGAAGAAAGTTAAACGAGGATCACACTGTGGGTTGTTGTCCAATTCCTCAGTACTTAAAAAGCCAGAGGAATCACGGGCCTGCACAAATATagattatttgaaaagaaactcTCCAGACAtataacataattattttctaaaatatatagtacAGTGTGAGTCATCTCAACTGAGGCAAATGTGtagggaaaaaaatagtaataaagaAGAGACATGTAATTTTAAGGACcaataggaaaaagaaaatgacaaccaCAAGTCATCATGACTTTTTTTTGCTAGATAGGAACAATTCAAGAGATCTACatgtttatcaaatataataaaataaattcaatagaaaaatatggGTGAATCCAATAATGTTTGAATAGGAGATTAATCTGATTGGGGTACTGATGGTTGTGGGCAAAGGAAAAGGAATACAACAAAGGTAAGAGATTGTGCCTTGAAGGGAATTTGCAGTGAGAGGTGGGTGGGGTTGATTTTGTTTAGTGTTTCTAAACAAggatagttttttctttttttaaaagaaaaaggtgtgaaactaataaatattatacaacaTAATTTACTATTTCAAAAGCAATcaacattgtttttttatgtatatatgaaAAGGTAATCAACATGGTAAAAGTAAGATAATGATTATAGATAacaatttgatgaaattgaagTTATCTAGTCCGTGATTTGATCCATAATTGACaatcaaaattatgaattatgtAAAACAATCAAGTATTTGTCGATATCTAAGAACTGATTAACTCAATATAAATGTAGTAATTGCTAGTTTtgttctaattaaaaaatttctactttcataaaattctttaattgctaaatttgccCTAGCTATATTCCTCTTCCACACAACAATGTTCATgtccaaaagaagaaaaaaaactgagCTCCAAAAAGTTGCTGCCACTAATAAAGAGAGAATACCAAAATATAGTGGAAAAACAATacaccataaaaaaaaaaaagaaaacttagcGAAGATTTTTCGAAGGGGGACGAAGCCTTCTCAAAGAGAATTAGCAAAATTTCAGAAAGTCCACCACAACAATTGATTATCAGTAACATGCAACTACCAATTAAAGAACTTACAAAGtataatcaagaaaaatgcCTAAAGAAGGACACCCCCCTCGTCAAGCCTAATAACTTACACTAATTTTTCCTGAAGGAGACCTCCATTCGACACAACTGCAGTCTGAAAGGAAATGAAAcgataaaataacaaaaaaaagaaaaaaaccttcCAACAGAACAGAAATTTGCAAAACACGAACGGAAAGACCAAATCAGAGTCTTTAAAATTAccagaagaaatggagaggaaGAAGGGCTAACTGAAACTTGCTTTCAGTGATTTGCTGGAGAGCATTGAAGAGAGTATTACCTTACATTGATTAACAACCATTGTTGTGAAGGTGGAAGAGATCGAGTCCGCAGCTGTGGCTTCGACTCTTACAAAAAAGTCATCGAGAAATCAAACGAATAGATGGACTACAAGAGAGAGCAGGGCAATAGATAGACGTTAGATAATAGGTGTGTTTGGTTAGAGTTACTTTCAAGGTTGAGTTTCTTCTAATTGTTAATTACTACGGGAAAGAGTAATTAGTGGAgttaattcaaaaaaatcttaaattgtTGGTAAGgtgagtgattttttttttttaccatccTACTCAACTCAATTATATGTCGATCCTATTTTACTTTGTAATCAGAAACCtttattagttaattttaatttaaatttttctatatctttcttttatcttgCTTTTTATTGGCTTGTTATAGCAAGTGAGAAATTATtagtgaaattaaatattacaatCTTGAATCTAATAAATTTAGGTTTCAACGGTAGcttgagtaaacttgaactttattgAGAAGCATAAGCATGAATGAATAAGGTTGGATGTCTTACTCTAGGGACACTACGGATGTGACATGCTTTGTAGTTAGTTCAAATGATGTGATCTTCAATCGTTCATGTAGaagcatcctatgtaaagagtttacataagactatgaaataatcacttttacGTCATAACACCATTTACTATATAAAACTAACTATTTCGAATTTTGATGACTTCGATAACTTAATATTAATCTTGAGCTAATTATGAACTCTTTTTCATACGAAATTATCTTTAGATATGCATAGGTGAGAGAAGTTTATTAGCATTGGCCCAATAAGTCTCCCATTTTAGGGGTAAGACCAAGTGGATAATTAAGAACGTAGAGTGCATGATGGAATTCACTTCTACctgctttagggttagtagatatgTTATTCTCTTAAGAACTGAATTTAGTTTATaagttggaccttaaaccaattattcaatagtggatcagtgAGACTTAAGGAACAAAATGTAGTattgaaagtaaaattgtGTTTTGATCTATCCTAGGTTGCGAACAACCaatgaaggattaacttattgatcatggttatatcaaatggacacaaatacatctatagtgaggggagtgcaactatgTGTTTTTAACGGAATGATCcattagttaacgaatgttgataAGCTCTGTTTAAAAGggtttagtcaattaatctcaGACTATTAGAGCTCATGATCTATAGGTTTATTAGGTTTTCCtactagctcatatggaattaACTTAGAACAGTACGTTGGATTAGTTCTAATAGTTTGAATTAGGCAATGAGAGAGAAACAGACAAACATATGTGATATAACTGTTGGTTATTAGTTTAGAGATAtagctttatgtttaaatataaaaaatatgaatgtgGATTCATACTCGAAAGCTCGAAAATGATGGAAATGATCAAAGTTGGAAAAAATCaaagagttatttttttactttgaaaagttaaactttGATAGTcgatatattcaaatgtgatttgaatatCAAGAAAATGAATGCAGATTCATGCTCCAGAGCTCGAAATTAGTCAAGACagacaaaattgtaaaaagtcaaaatgttgaccaTTTAGTTTGAAAAGTCAATGTTTGACTTTAACCAAATGACGTTTTTTCCCTTTCACCATTGTTAGCGggaaaatcaaacattttattgGATAATTCCACTAACTTTAGTGAGCTAGGTGTTGTCATTTGATGAAGACAAAAACCCTCATTAGAGAGTGTATTATGTGTTGATGGGCCAAGCATTGCATGagttttcattataattttggGCTTTCGTTTACAtgaagagaatttttttttgtttttgaatgaattttgGGCCGTTGAATTTATACCTAAAAGAATTTCTCTCAAGCCCTAAAACCCAATCTCACAAAATTCACCTTTcttattttccatctttttctctctttcgaTTTCTTCATTCATAGGGTCTCACAACCTCGTTTTGAGTCATTAGGATAGTAGGTCCATTCCAGTGGTGGTCTAGGTCAAGTACGAATGAAGGATTTCGAGAAATTGGAGCTAAGGAGGTAAATTTCCTCCCTGATTTATTATTTAGGGTTAATACATGTTATTCTTATGAATTAGGGTAGGATTTCGATCCAACTTCTGTTGCACATGTTTAAAATCCATTAGCcctatgtttttgttttctgacCATAATGctctttccattttattttagcGATCTAATGGCCTAGCTCAAGTCTAATATGTCAATTGTGGTTCAGAAAAATGAAGGATCACTTGTAAAGTAAAGAAATGTGACCCATAATatgttaaatgaataatttttttaagaaaaatatcaaatgataTTATGTTGATGTCATGGTTGAGTAAAGTTACAAATATGctcttgatttatttttttatgcttCTTCGGTGTCCTCCATGTGACctttgttttctctctctttcctttctctttttgttcttccgtcgaactttaacttttttttttctctttccttcttctctGCCATGACCTTCAcacttttattcctttttctttttttcttgtgttttttttttctcttttcttcctcttcttctttcacggATCTTCAAACcgttttttcctctttccttccTCTCTAGCTTGACCTTCAAccattttatacttttttctttttctttttcattcttattaATGGAATATGgattagagagagagatgtgAAATATTGATTAAGAGAGAGTGAGACATGTGGAtatggagagaaaaagagcATGTGAGATTTGGAATATGGATTGAGTGAGAGTGAGACATGTGAATGTGGAGTGAAGTGAGAGCAACAGATATGGAATTTGAGTTGGAAGAGTGCTAGACATATGGTTGATAGAGAGGGAGAGATAAGAAAAGATTTAGAGAAAGCGAGACTAAACGAGATATAGAAAGAGCCAGATTGACATCGAGCGGGAGCgagatcaaaatgaaattgtcAAGAGAACATGCTTTTGGCTTCTTTTGGTCATGACATGGTTTTATATGACATGTGTTGCTTTTATCCATGTTCGATTAGTCAAGAGAACATGCTTTTGTgttcttttcatatttctatatTGTCACGCCCCGCCCCAAATGTTGCATCACTCAAATGGAGGGCCTACTGCCTAGACATTCAACACATACCTCTTGCAATACAACACTTTAAATGCCTAGTAAGTGGGACAACTCTTTTCTTTCGTCTATTCGTGAAGCTCTTCCAATTGAGCCTTAGAGACCGTCATATCTTTTACAGCGAAAACAACtgaagaaattaacacagcaGAATACCtaaactcttttctttattaacttaatgCTTATAGAagtacaaattacaaattacacTTTGCTTTGCATAGAAATGAACCAACTTTGGCCTTCTCACgtccttcttcttttcaccAAGTTGCAGCCTTTCATGTCGTGGTGGATATGACTTGATGGAACTCTCTTAGTATCGATACTTGACCTCTGCTTTATTTATTGcccattttccttctttgcCTTTTCAATTGTTTCCCCGGGGCAAGTACTTAGAGGTGTGaaacttctctttctcttacTTACCTCATTCATCCTACGACCTCGACAATCTTCAGGGCTTCTTTACCCTGCCTTAGCTTCTCAAAATGCTTACGCCTCTCTTCTCTGTTTAACTGAGCTGATTTGGGTGCTAAGGAGCAACAATCTTACCAACCGGCTCCTTGAACGCATGATGAGATGCCATTGGTAGCACACCATGTAAGATTACAGAAATACTCTACTTCCCTCCTTAACTTGGGTTACACAACCTTAGAATCAACCTTAGCATGGCCTCAACGCTTGACAACCTGGGGAGGGGAAACAGTTAAAACGTAAGTCAAACGAAACTAGTGAGcgacaaattttataaaaacctTTTGGGAAATCATAAGGAATCTACAGATTAATAAACAGTAAGTCATAACACATAAAGTTCGTCACAACGAAGAATTAACACACATCACATAACCACCACAAATCAATAACCCACATAACGAGTTACCAACTCATATAACAATCACGATCACAAGCTCATTATGAGATATGGGAATATCACCTCGCTGACCTAGGATTCACTCTCGCCAATATCACGTGAGTTATCTGAAATATCCAATAACGTATCGCTACATTCACATTCTTAGACTTGGAAGTTACACTCTATCAGCATCTCATCAACGTCTTACTTGCAGTGAGTGCTACAGCGTCATACGCTGGAATTGTTTCACAAGTCCATTCTGAGACCTAGGAATTTTTCATCGCTTAGACCTGAGATTCGCTCTTGTCAGTATCACGCGAGTTACTTggtgttgagatttatgtcctaaaactcgtagatcgtaaatataatccattgactgttattaataaagtattatttttataatgtcaataaatgttattgattatattattagttttgtcttaataacccaaatccaataaattaacatcctaagttgtttgatgagtcttgaat
This is a stretch of genomic DNA from Cucumis sativus cultivar 9930 chromosome 4, Cucumber_9930_V3, whole genome shotgun sequence. It encodes these proteins:
- the LOC101221126 gene encoding uncharacterized protein LOC101221126 isoform X1 translates to MVVNQCKARDSSGFLSTEELDNNPQCDPRLTFFNFLEVTHSTKSRMSLETSDAHARLTCHNVIDIHVNGGDVHSSCIVNIDIVKDKLKLSKSCDGTFESLKTENTLVRIEKVLERQSSLKMGAKVVHYLLNHGLMLLKFSSKEKLGTERAHDMPNIRWRKYKCFALDSRKIVILFSVLSSLGTLMLIYLTLRVRQQGGDGSVAI
- the LOC101221126 gene encoding uncharacterized protein LOC101221126 isoform X2; translation: MVVNQCKARDSSGFLSTEELDNNPQCDPRLTFFNFLEVTHSTKSRMSLETSDAHARLTCHNVIDIHVNGGDVHSSCIVNIDIVKDKLKLSKSCDGTFESLKTENTLVRIEKVLERQSSLKMGAKVVHYLLNHGLMLLKFSSKGQAWEP